The genomic window TATTTAATCACATCCCTACTCACTACCACATTAACAAAATAAGAAACTATACATATCCAGTTACTGCTACTACTCACTTTTATGAAATTTAGATAGCAAATGCCTATATCCTGATTCCCATGGAGTTACCATAAGATCTTCACGATTAGCATACTGAAGAAGATTATCCATTTTCCCATCAAGCAATATAATTCCTTCATTAAGAACTATAACCCGATCCGCAATTACTGCTAAATCTTCTACTAAATGTGTACTGACAATAACAGTATGCTTTTGCGAATAAGACTTAAGAAAATTACGAATATCAATACGCTGCTCAGGATCTAAACCAACAGTAGGCTCATCAAGTATTAGTACTGCAGGCTGACTAGCAATCACACAAGCAATACCAGCACGCTGACGCTGACCTCCTGATATTTTAGCAACGATGCGATGTGCTTGTTTTTCCAAGCCAACCTGTTTGAGAGCATTCCAAGCAGCTTGATACGCAGCGCTCCACGATAAACCTCGCGCCCATGCG from Gardnerella vaginalis ATCC 14018 = JCM 11026 includes these protein-coding regions:
- a CDS encoding ABC transporter ATP-binding protein encodes the protein MQESYTGSDVQLVNVNFSYGKKQILHNLSIDLSFGICGLLGPNGAGKTTLLNVIATIYAPSSGKLFVHGFDVTCRAERAKARSNIGYLPQSFELMNASSVLKNVQYAAWARGLSWSAAYQAAWNALKQVGLEKQAHRIVAKISGGQRQRAGIACVIASQPAVLILDEPTVGLDPEQRIDIRNFLKSYSQKHTVIVSTHLVEDLAVIADRVIVLNEGIILLDGKMDNLLQYANREDLMVTPWESGYRHLLSKFHKSE